A genomic region of Lytechinus pictus isolate F3 Inbred chromosome 2, Lp3.0, whole genome shotgun sequence contains the following coding sequences:
- the LOC129279800 gene encoding E3 ubiquitin-protein ligase TRAF7-like isoform X1, translated as MTSSVVFVEEPSSHLLCPVCKNLFLEPMISVECGHTFCKACLQIKDNGEGIASLGECPVDSKPLKGTRSVPNRSIESQIDELQIFCKCGIKRLNSRNDVIEDETGCPEIIPLASQTSHEEECVFVKVVCPNSALCGKIPRKELQAHLQECSNFACDFQERGCTFKGTKEAVQDHIKSCTCRLTSESIPSMVLELQKENIELKTQVEALNHKLAVVEQSHESLLTHIKKLEIQMQSVNEKLNDSNGLKSSQPSGYDSFPPSRTPSQKTLRVSRSGSTGSISSLRNSMEFIFPPSARSDSWQIPFEFKCIGTLMGHSSAINCIAIHGHKVYSSGGDFHIKVWNIEKLSKGCIQTMQGHTDTVQALVASSDFLYSAGDDRSIRMWRYDTAGTEYKCRSDAHAKSISAMIKVGVHIFTSSHSFIKVWTSESLDLIHTISGLHHWVRALAVDSKMERLYSGSHNSLSVWDTKPPFALKRKLDHTYGSIYSIAITHQYILLGTHSQNVQIYDVETYAYIRALAGQIGIINCMVTSPDGQFLISGSYDNTAMIFNLENFLSLQVLSRHQGSINAIALRNGLLFTGSEDKDIKIFKYFKAVTYSSYGIHITPGKDT; from the exons ATGACAAGCAGTGTTGTATTTGTAGAGGAACCATCCTCGCACCTGTTGTGCCcagtttgtaagaatttgttTTTGGAGCCGATGATTAGTGTGGAATGTGGTCATACGTTTTGCAAAGCTTGCCTTCAGATTAAAGACAACGGGGAAGGAATCGCAAGTCTCGGGGAGTGTCCCGTGGACTCGAAACCGCTGAAAGGAACCCGCTCAGTGCCAAATAG ATCCATTGAATCCCAAATTGATGAACTCCAGATCTTCTGCAAATGTGGCATAAAGAGATTGAATTCCAGGAATGATGTGATAGAAGACGAGACAGGATGCCCTGAAATCATTCCCCTAGCATCTCAGACCAGCCATGAAGAGGAATGTGTCTTTGTCAAAGTGGTCTGTCCAAACAGCGCTCTCTGTGGAAAGATTCCTAGAAAGGAGCTCCAGGCTCACCTCCAAGAGTGTTCAAACTTTGCTTGTGATTTCCAAGAAAGAG GATGTACATTCAAAGGAACTAAAGAGGCAGTTCAAGATCATATTAAGTCATGCACCTGTCGGTTGACAAGCGAAAGCATTCCATCTATG GTTTTAGAGTTACAAAAGGAGAACATTGAACTGAAGACACAAGTAGAGGCTTTAAACCATAAGCTTGCAGTCGTAGAACAGTCGCACGAGAGCCTCTTGACCCATATAAAGAAACTTGAAAT TCAGATGCAATCAGTAAATGAGAAGCTGAATGATAGCAATGGTTTGAAATCCTCTCAACCATCTGGGTATGATAGTTTCCCTCCATCCAGGACTCCATCTCAGAAAACATTAAGAGTTAGTAGGAGTGGCAGTACTGGAAGCATATCAA GTCTTCGAAACTCTATGGAATTTATATTCCCCCCTAGTGCTCGGTCAGACTCTTGGCAGATTCCATTTGAGTTCAAATGTATCGGAACTCTGAT ggGCCATAGTAGTGCTATAAACTGCATTGCAATCCATGGTCATAAGGTGTACAGCAGTGGAGGTGACTTTCACATTAAGGTGTGGAATATTGAAAAGCTTAGCAAAGGATGCATCCAAACAATGCAGGGACATACAGACACA GTACAAGCATTGGTAGCTTCCTCTGACTTCCTCTATAGTGCTGGAGATGATAGATCTATTCGGATGTGGAGATACGACACGGCAGGCACAGAATACAAATGTCGAAGT GATGCTCATGCCAAGTCTATTAGTGCTATGATAAAGGTTGGAGTTCATATCTTTACATCTTCACATTCATTTATCAAG GTATGGACATCTGAGTCTTTGGATCTAATCCATACTATCTCAGGACTACATCATTGGGTTAGAGCACTGGCTGTCGATTCTAAAATG gagaGACTGTATAGTGGGTCACACAATTCTTTGAGTGTCTGGGACACCAAACCACCATTTGCTTTGAAGAGAAAGTTAGATCATACCTATGGATCCATATACTCCATAGCAATCACACATCAGTACATCCTCCTTG GTACCCACAGTCAGAATGTGCAGATATATGATGTTGAGACGTATGCATATATCAGGGCTCTGGCAGGACAAATTGGTATCATCAATTGCATGGTGACTAGCCCTGATGGACAGTTTCTTATCTCAGGATCATATGACAACACAGCCATG ATCTTCAATTTGGAGAATTTCCTGAGTTTACAGGTTCTGTCCCGTCATCAGGGTAGTATCAATGCTATTGCTCTACGTAATGGTCTACTCTTTACAGGATCGGAAGACAAAGATATTAAG ATTTTCAAGTACTTCAAAGCAGTCACATACAGTAGCTATGGCATTCATATTACACCTGGGAAAGATACATGA
- the LOC129279800 gene encoding E3 ubiquitin-protein ligase TRAF7-like isoform X2, protein MTSSVVFVEEPSSHLLCPVCKNLFLEPMISVECGHTFCKACLQIKDNGEGIASLGECPVDSKPLKGTRSVPNRSIESQIDELQIFCKCGIKRLNSRNDVIEDETGCPEIIPLASQTSHEEECVFVKVVCPNSALCGKIPRKELQAHLQECSNFACDFQERGCTFKGTKEAVQDHIKSCTCRLTSESIPSMVLELQKENIELKTQVEALNHKLAVVEQSHESLLTHIKKLEIQMQSVNEKLNDSNGLKSSQPSGYDSFPPSRTPSQKTLRVSRSGSTGSISSLRNSMEFIFPPSARSDSWQIPFEFKCIGTLMGHSSAINCIAIHGHKVYSSGGDFHIKVWNIEKLSKGCIQTMQGHTDTVQALVASSDFLYSAGDDRSIRMWRYDTAGTEYKCRSDAHAKSISAMIKVGVHIFTSSHSFIKVWTSESLDLIHTISGLHHWVRALAVDSKMERLYSGSHNSLSVWDTKPPFALKRKLDHTYGSIYSIAITHQYILLGTYNQNVKVIEVGTFTLKSSLSGHIGTISAIQSSPDGRFAITSCYDGKTRIFNLENFLSLQVLSRHQGSINAIALRNGLLFTGSEDKDIKIFKYFKAVTYSSYGIHITPGKDT, encoded by the exons ATGACAAGCAGTGTTGTATTTGTAGAGGAACCATCCTCGCACCTGTTGTGCCcagtttgtaagaatttgttTTTGGAGCCGATGATTAGTGTGGAATGTGGTCATACGTTTTGCAAAGCTTGCCTTCAGATTAAAGACAACGGGGAAGGAATCGCAAGTCTCGGGGAGTGTCCCGTGGACTCGAAACCGCTGAAAGGAACCCGCTCAGTGCCAAATAG ATCCATTGAATCCCAAATTGATGAACTCCAGATCTTCTGCAAATGTGGCATAAAGAGATTGAATTCCAGGAATGATGTGATAGAAGACGAGACAGGATGCCCTGAAATCATTCCCCTAGCATCTCAGACCAGCCATGAAGAGGAATGTGTCTTTGTCAAAGTGGTCTGTCCAAACAGCGCTCTCTGTGGAAAGATTCCTAGAAAGGAGCTCCAGGCTCACCTCCAAGAGTGTTCAAACTTTGCTTGTGATTTCCAAGAAAGAG GATGTACATTCAAAGGAACTAAAGAGGCAGTTCAAGATCATATTAAGTCATGCACCTGTCGGTTGACAAGCGAAAGCATTCCATCTATG GTTTTAGAGTTACAAAAGGAGAACATTGAACTGAAGACACAAGTAGAGGCTTTAAACCATAAGCTTGCAGTCGTAGAACAGTCGCACGAGAGCCTCTTGACCCATATAAAGAAACTTGAAAT TCAGATGCAATCAGTAAATGAGAAGCTGAATGATAGCAATGGTTTGAAATCCTCTCAACCATCTGGGTATGATAGTTTCCCTCCATCCAGGACTCCATCTCAGAAAACATTAAGAGTTAGTAGGAGTGGCAGTACTGGAAGCATATCAA GTCTTCGAAACTCTATGGAATTTATATTCCCCCCTAGTGCTCGGTCAGACTCTTGGCAGATTCCATTTGAGTTCAAATGTATCGGAACTCTGAT ggGCCATAGTAGTGCTATAAACTGCATTGCAATCCATGGTCATAAGGTGTACAGCAGTGGAGGTGACTTTCACATTAAGGTGTGGAATATTGAAAAGCTTAGCAAAGGATGCATCCAAACAATGCAGGGACATACAGACACA GTACAAGCATTGGTAGCTTCCTCTGACTTCCTCTATAGTGCTGGAGATGATAGATCTATTCGGATGTGGAGATACGACACGGCAGGCACAGAATACAAATGTCGAAGT GATGCTCATGCCAAGTCTATTAGTGCTATGATAAAGGTTGGAGTTCATATCTTTACATCTTCACATTCATTTATCAAG GTATGGACATCTGAGTCTTTGGATCTAATCCATACTATCTCAGGACTACATCATTGGGTTAGAGCACTGGCTGTCGATTCTAAAATG gagaGACTGTATAGTGGGTCACACAATTCTTTGAGTGTCTGGGACACCAAACCACCATTTGCTTTGAAGAGAAAGTTAGATCATACCTATGGATCCATATACTCCATAGCAATCACACATCAGTACATCCTCCTTG GTACTTACAACCAAAATGTTAAGGTTATTGAAGTTGGTACATTCACTCTCAAGTCATCATTGAGTGGTCATATAGGGACCATTAGTGCCATACAGTCCAGCCCAGATGGCCGATTTGCTATAACAAGCTGCTATGATGGAAAGACAAGG ATCTTCAATTTGGAGAATTTCCTGAGTTTACAGGTTCTGTCCCGTCATCAGGGTAGTATCAATGCTATTGCTCTACGTAATGGTCTACTCTTTACAGGATCGGAAGACAAAGATATTAAG ATTTTCAAGTACTTCAAAGCAGTCACATACAGTAGCTATGGCATTCATATTACACCTGGGAAAGATACATGA